The segment CGAGGTTGCTTGTAGCGCACGGAAGCTACTGATTCCGACGCCAGCAACAGTCCACGTGGCCTGATGCTGCCACTCGAGCTCGTGGCTTCTGCTGAAGATTCGAGTGCCTTCGATGAGGAGGATGACGGTGATGAACCAGAAATCGGATTTCTCGAGGGTGACGGCGAAGCCGCCGAGAAGAACCACCGTGGCCCAGATGAAACCTAGCGTTCCGAGGCATGTAGCGATTTTCTCGATGATCGCGAGGCGGAGAGCGAATAGTGTGAGCTTTTGCTCCGGCGCCGGGGATGATGATCTGTGAAACGCGATCGCGGAAGAAGCGGAGGTAGCGTCTGCGGTTTCGCCGCTGTCTCCTTTCTCGACGCTGTTTCTGAAATCCAAAACGGTGTCGCTTGAGCCTCGAGCTTCCTCCAGCTTTTGGAGCTCCAATACCTGTTTAATTTACAGTGGTTTAggttttaaaacttttcttttacGTTAATTATGAAAGTTTTCTTTAAACTACGTATATTACACAGAAACATGCACATGTTAACGATTGAATTACACACTTTTGGTTATTTAAGAATTAAaggattttaaatttaaaagccATCCGTAGTTTGCTGCATTTCTGGATTATATTCAGCTTTTATTCTActtctttatgatttttttttggtgaaaaaacatattttgaagTGAAAACttagttgttcaaaaaaaaaaaaaagaagtgaaaacttatttatgatttatattgAAATTTCTAACATACGCGAAATTCTCATTTCTTTTACAAATTCCACAATATCCATAAGTGCTACTACACAAGGGAAACCAAGTTATGTTCTCTCGAATATACAAAGATCAAATCTACATGATCatcaatatattaaaatttgctAGCAGCTAATCGAGTCGGATTTCTAGAAAATGATAAACGGTATAAGAAAAAGTATGAAGGACAAGACTTTTATttgtaataaataagaaaaatataaacctGCAAATGGATGCTCCGATCATCGTCTCCAAATTTCTCGGAACCCATTAGACAATGTTTCCTATCCGTTTGACTGTTTTCTATAtaccttttttattttatgattagttGATAATGCATACACATGAGAAAAGGCAGGACTATATATATTGTACATGTTTGTTTGTGTGAAAGAGAGATTATGACGAAGAAAAGGCAAAGAGTGGAGATGAAGTTACCAATGAGACAAAAAAACTGAAAAGGAAGTGTACAAGAAAGTGTAACTTAACATTGGTGTTTTATTTTCTGTCACTTTCTTTGATAAATTAATGAGAAAAATGTTTCTAAGCTTTGTTTCTCCAATCAttacatgaagaagaagattttaAGAGTATGTTGCTTTGACTTATCTCTTATCAAAGCCGCCTCGAAGCCCTTTAATGTTTTCTGTCACTTTCAAACCAATCCTTAACTCGATTGTCCTAAACAAGccatcaaaaacaattttatatttttgtagtttataAATCTAAAAGTTGGATATGGGGGTcctatatttaacaaaattgttacaaaatagatatttaatatgtatattcttTTTTAAGCCATGAATAATTGGAGATTCAAAGAGTTGACGTCTAGAATAATGTTTACTAAACTAATCGTAACCAAACCATTATTTGctaagtattttgatttttttattatggtTTATTGGGCGGTGACTTGGCAAGTCCAGATTCCAGCACAGCAAGCTCAAAGACTTTTAAATTAGGTCATCAGCATCCTTACCACAATAAATTATGACAAATTTCGAACCTAACATGTTCAGAAACTTTTGGAACTCAGCCTGTCACTGGCCATCTTGTAAATCCAAGGTTAAATCAACGTATACCTTGCTGAGGAACACAATGCCGGCCTTGTTGGAGCCTAAGACACGAAGACCAGTTTCAACTCCATTGATGAGATTCTCTGAATTTAGATTAGTGTAACTCCCAAGAAAGATGGCAAACTCAGAAGAAGACAACCCATGGCAGGCAAAACCTCGTTGAACCATCTTCTTGATTCTTCTTTTTCACATTTTATTCCACCAAACCAGTACACTGTTCACTCAATCAATATGAAAAACCAAACCACTCGAGACTCAATAAAATAAGTCAAAAAGCTAAAATATATGTTCTTAAAagctaaaagaaaaaagacagcATGAGCCACACCATGACCCAAACCACAAGCAAATGAATTGAATAGTCTTTAACTAGGAACTTCGATGAATAACCAGGAATCGAGTCCCTAGGACTCCGTGAATGAATACAAGACATCCTCAGGCCTCCTTCAGCATAGTAACATCACTATTTTCAAAACAAGCCTATACAGCCAATCTCACAATCATACATGTAAACCAGAAATCAGATTAACAAAGGACAACAAGGCAGATAGATTCCAATTACGATGCGCCAGTGTACATAGCTAAGTCCAATATCGAAAGTAAAACAATTTGTAGCTATAGTCGGAAAGTATAATCAGTGGATCACCAAATAACAGTAGACAACAGATTCAAAAGACATAATCTAGAACAATCATTGCTCCATAACCACTGAAACAAGAGCATAGATGGCACGTATCTGGAAAAGATGAAAACCATGGTAGACAACTGAAAAATATTCATTCCGAGAACAGAAAAGGTTATAGCAAACACACAAAAGCAGTTGAAAGATAAGGGCTCTAACTAAGACCACATGATCAACAAGACAAGAACTCAAGAGCTAGCACCCGCCATAAGCTTCACGTCCTCCACATGGTTTAGACCGATGAGAATTGGAAAACCCCTCTCAAACGCTCCCATTCCTTGGATTTCAAATCCTGTTATATCTTCCTTGGCGAAATTGTAGTAGTAAGCATAGAAAGGGGCGAATGTGAAGGAGGATAAGAAAACAAATTCATTTGTAGCAGTCACTCCAACAAAACGTATGAACTCCTCTGCAGCTGGGTCTATCCACATAGGAGGTAAATTGAAAAAACGTTTGGACCATTCATGTTTCTCAGGGTCTACTAGAATCCACATCTCAAAACTTGTACTTGTAACGGTAACGGTTTCACTTCCCTTTTAAAATCCGATCATAGCTTATACATAAAAATCCATTGAGAGGACTATATATATGATGGACGCGTTGTTCGACGGGGAAACTCACGTGATGATCGGCGGTTATAAGATACGCATTCTCACGAGGCTGAGCTGAggtgaggagaagaagagaatctCACTCCCTTTATGTGAGGCGAACAATAACTTTGGTCGAGCCAACGATTTGGTGAAGAACAAGTCCGTGAAGTCTTGACGGCCAAGTATCGAAGCCCACCGCTTCGATACACAACGACATCTAGCAATAGACTTTAGTGGCAACCTCGAAAATATCTCTATGGTAATTAGTTCGATTGGGATCATCGACGAGAACTCTTCAGCATCAAGTCGTGATTTCATTGCGGAGGGAGACGTTTGATAGTGTGATTTTAATTAACCCATCCGACTTTAAATAATGTGATAGGTACACTTCGTGCCGTTTGCGTTTGATTGAAACGACACATATGAGATCAGTTTGCGTGTCGTTTGTCAATTTATAAAACGGTGCAGCgttttttacttcaaaatttgaggattttttttttctttttttgagttTGCCTATGAAAATGCTCACACagttaaaaatgtatttaatatgGTTTTGGAATAATTTGGAAGATGTGTCATCCTCAGAAAGCGTATTATGAACTTCATGTtaagttctttttttctctttggtaTAAGCTTACATTGATTGGCTTTACTCTTTTCAGATGAGTCAGTAAGGATGAATCTCTAGAGTCAAAAATGTTGCTTGACATGCGTATAATCCCAACTATTGTAACAAAATGGATATAATACACTACAATATGTTCAGATAAGATAAGACATGAATAATTGGATTCAAAGAGTTGACACGTACGCAGCTAGAATAATGTTTATTAACTAATTGTACACCAAATAATTACTCATTGCTAACTACTTTGAACCTTGAAGATATCAAGTATACAAATTAACATGTCCCCATATTCTTGGTACTACCAAATACTTATTGGTACTACTATTCTCCACAATGATCAAGAACATTTAAGTAACATGATGTAACCAAATTGTGAGGATTATCATTAACATAATCTATCCATGTAAAAAGTGTAAAAAATACCAtaaattaagcaaaaaaaaaaaaacaatccttTGTAAACACAGCAGAGGATTCACCAGAATTTTCATTTGCCTTAGAATGAAATGCGCATTCAGATACCCAAAATTGATTGTTACTGTGATGAAACCGTATCAGAAGACAACGAGCGAGATGTGCCACAGGGAATCGATACCTGCAATAAACcatcatgaaaaaaaaaacgttaaaACAGTACATAAAAGCATGTGTAATAATCTCGTCGCAATTCCGACAACATAGGTTCCTAAGATACTGTACCTtcgcacacacacacaccatcAAATCCTGACAACCCTCTGGTGAACTCTCGACTTCTCCGCGTCGATAATAGCTTCCACGCGCCTCACCGCCTCATCAAGCCTCCCTTGGGCATTCACCACGACGTAATCAAAGCTCTTCAAATGCCTAACCTCTTCCCTCGCCGTCGCCACTCTCACAAGCAACTCCTCCTGGCTCTCCGTCTTCCTATCGACCAACCTCTCAACCATCGCGGCCTCGCTCTCCGCCACGAGGAAAACAAACACAGCTGAGTTACCGAGTATCCTCCTCAGCGTCTGAGCTCCCTGAATGTCGACTCTGAGCACGACGTCTTCCCCTCCGGACATTGACTCCCGGATCTGCTTCTTGGGGATCCCTTTGTACTCTCCGTAGACCAGAGCGTACTCGAGAAGCTCGTCGTTCTCGGCCATTGATAAGAAGCTCTCTCTGGTGACGAAGAAGTAGTCTTTCCCGTCGACTTCCCCGGGGCGCATTGGTCGGGTGGTGGCTGTGACGACGAAATGGAGGCGTTCGCGGGATTctcggagcttgttgatcaccGCGTCTTTGCCGACTCCGCTTGGCCCGGAGATGACGATGATGAGTTGATTAGGAGGAGGGACGATGGGGTCGGGTGTGAAGGGGGAGCCGAGGTGGAACTCGAGAGAGCGGAGGGTTTCTTGTTTTGTCGGAGATGGGATTGGTGGTTGGTTGTCGGACATTttgaaggaggagaaggagagagtAGTGGGAGCAGCGCGACGGAGGGAGCGAGGGAAAGGAAAAGGAGGAGACTTTATGGATTTGGGGAAGGTGGTGATGATGGAGGAggagcgagagagagaggaacAGAGCCGGTGAAACATCTGTGTGGATTGGATTTGATTGATTAAAGGAGAAAACTTTTAGGGGTTTATCTTctcgattcttcttctctttagcacaattagggtttttatttTACTCGTTCAATCTAATGTCTCTcctttataattaaaaaaaaaaactttaattcatttttttatatatctactaCGGAACCTACCAAATGGTTGTGTAGTAAAGTTCAACACGATAATcgaaagttcttttttttttggttctcttCCTCTCGTTTTCGGCCCAACGTCTTCGCCGTCACCGTCACCGTCACGATTCAGCTCCGATTACCGGCGATTAACGGTTTTGAGTCCCGTTACCGTTAAATCTCCCATTTCGTTTCTCATCTTCGCTCTCAAATTCTCTAATTCGAGACCCTGATCATCTCCGATTATCTGCTTCTTCCGAAATTCGAAGACTTGGGTCCTGCAGGGACACTTACTCCGGCGAAGAAGATCGAGGAAAGGttcaatttttgtaatttttttttttcggattCGATGGTCGCAGACGCGATTAGGGTTTGCGCGGAGGTTCCCGGACCATCGAAACCGACCGGTTCGTCTCTCACGGAGTCTACCTCTCGCACGGAGACAATCAACGGCTCGCACGAATTCAAGATCAGCGGATACTCTCTGGCCAAAGGGATGGGGATAGGCAAATACGTGGCCTCCGAGACCTTCGTGGTCGGTGGACACTCGTGGGCGATCTACTTCTACCCGGACGGGAAGAGCCCCGAGGATAACTCTGCTTACGTGTCTCTCTTCATAGCGCTCGCGAGCGAAGGAGCTGACGTCAGGGCTTTGTTTGAGCTGACGCTCGTTGATCAGAGCGGTAACGGGAGGGATAAGGTTCATAGCCATTTCGGGAGGTCTCTCGAGAGTGGTCCTTATACTCTCAAGTACCGAGGGAGTATGTGGTGAGTAGTATAAATTCTCTAccttttttaatgttttgttcaGTGTTTAATTGGTGGTTACTTGGTTTAGGGGTTACAAACGGTTTTTCAAGAGGACGCTGCTTGAGTCGTCTGACTATCTGAAGGATAATTGTCTCTTGGTTCGGTGCTGTGTTGGCGTGGTGAAGTCGAGCACGGAGGGGCCGAGGAGTTATAATATCCCGGTGCCGGTTTCTGACTTGGGTTATCAGTTTGGGAAGCTTTTGGAGAGTGGGAGAGGAGCTGATGTTACTCTCCATGTTGATGGAGAAAGGTTCCTTGCTCATAGAGTGGTTCTTGCAGCTCGTTCTCCTGTTTTCAGGGCGCAGCTTTTTGGACCGTTGAGAAACCGTGATACCAAACGCATAAACATAGAAGATGTTGAAGCCCCCGTTTTCAAGGTCCTTGGTTTAGTTCTGTCTGTTCCTTAGTATGTGTCTTAGTAGAATTATAAGGTTGTTATAGGAAGAGAAGAGATAGCTTTTTGCTTGGTTCCTTGCCTTTTTCTCGGGTGAGTGACTGTGATGGTGATACAGGAGATTCTGTTTGCGAGTTGTACAACCCGGGATCTTCTCCTGGGGGGCGCTGCTCATATATAACTCACCCGGGATAAGGTTTAATCTTTCTGCTTCTCTTCTGGTTGCATGAATCATCTCTCTGTTTCTTATTCATTGCTgcaatgttaaaaaaaagaagtaatgtAATAATGCCAAGTATGAACCTTTATTCTGATTTGCATTGTTTCGTTAGTGTATGTGAGAGTTTAAGGTTTGCTGATACTGATACAAAAATCTACTGGGTTATGTTgcttttgatttgttttgcaGATGTTACTCCATTTTATCTACTGGGACGAATTGCCTGATATGGAAGACTTGATGGGCACAGACTTGAAATGGGCATCGACACTTGTGGCTCAGCATCTGCTTGCGGCTGCAGACCGTTATGCTCTTGAGCGGCTTAGAACAATCTGCGAGTCAAAACTGTGTGAAGGAATCAGTATAAACACGGTTGCGACCACCTTGGCTTTGGCAGAGCAGCATCATTGTTTCCAGCTGAAAACTGCATGCCTCAAATTCATAGCTTTGCCAGAAAACCTGAAaggtaaaaacaaaacattcttGCTTCAATAATCACTTCGATCAGATCATCATTGAAGTCTGCTGTAACCGCCCTTTGtctgttttatttcttttagcTGTGATAGAAACGGATGGGTTTGATTATCTGAAGGAAAGCTGTCCGGGCTTACTAAGTGAGCTTCTGGAGTCTGTTGCTAGGCTGAGTGAGCATTCTTTAGCATTAACGGGGAATAATAGGAAGGAGTTTTATCCTGATGGCTGTGACGTGAATGGAAGACGCGTGAAGCAGCGGTTACActgagagagagatagagagactGATGATGTTGGAGCCCCATTTGGTAAAAACAGGATTCTAGAAGAGTCGAGATTTGTGAATTTGTCATCTGTAAAAGGATTAGTGATTGGTTATGTATGTACGTGTTTGTCCAGCAAGTAGAGTGAGATGTTTCtctttgtaacttttttttttctttcacccTCTGTAAAAACCGCCTCTCTCAAGGAAAAGTTACATGCAAATTCAGTGATGAATCAAGAGCTGTTTGAATTTGAATAGCCCTCTCCTGAAGTCCCAGACAATAGCAAATAACTGGAGTCTGGTTATCTTACCAACAAAGAAAAGATTCACATAGTTTCATCTCAAAAGCTGTTATACATTAAATACTAAAACAATCATAAAACAGAACCGAGAAAGGATCCAAGAACACTCCCAACATTCAAGTCTTTTAGTTCATGTTTTAATTACAAGTATATATAGAATATGATAAGAGCTACATTCATTACCATTACATGACCATACCCAGTCTTTAAGTCgctaatatataaacatattcaCCGGAACATATAAGTGCCATTTAGTAGAACTCGCGATCAGGAAGGATGTGCGGTGCGATGAGTGTCCAGATGTAGAGTGCAGCTGTGACCCAACCGGTGCAAATCTTGACCCAAACAGAGGTCCATCCCACATCGATCAGAGAAGCACTCTCTGACGAGTCAGTCCATCCCGAGAGAAGCATTGCCGCGTACATGCTCGCCAGCGCAAAGATTATATGGAAGAAAGAGTATGAGTAACTCACAGGACGTGCCTCTGCTTCACCACCTTTCTTCCCATCCTCAGGGTCTTCTAACAATGCCTCCTTACCACCTGAAACACAACGTTTAAATCTACTTCAGACTTCCTATTCACACAACCAGACAAAAGACTAATGCTCTTAGAAGTACCTGCTCTGGGAGAGGATGGTGGTGAGAGGAATGTTGTGGAGGAGCCAGCTCGGAGGGCGGAATAGAGAACAGAGAGAACTGTAGTGAGCATTCCGAGCGTTAGAGTACTAGCGGTCACTGCCTTTGATCTGTTAAGCCCATTGCACACGTAGTCGTGTGGTTCGCTGGAGAGACCCGTGTAACAGACATACGCACAGTAAACCGATATAACCGATGCTGGTAAAAGGCTGCCATTGACCGCAGGATGTAAGGCAACAATGGCAAAAACAAAGGCAAGGATCATCGTCATGACGATGAAGAAAACATTTAGTCCACAATCATGGCCTGACGGGTTGAACCACATGAACAGAACTCCTGAGAAGGCGTATGTGGCAAGGTAACACACGACAGATATGACAAGCAGAGCGATGTACCTATATAGAGAAATAATAATGTCAGAAAATTGTCCTTGATGAAACTTCAAAAAGGAGCAAATAAAAAGGGTAATAATGGTTATAAACACAGGGCAGGTTGAAGATACCACTTCCTTTCATCTTTCTCGACCCAAGAATCATTCCAGTTATGTGTAGCATCTAACAACAAGACCACTTGAACCAACAGAAATGCTCCGGCACCAAACTTTGATAAAATTCCTGTAACAATTTATGTGTAAGCACTGAGATTAACCGCATACATGGCCTTTTTCTCTCTATACATAAAGAAAAGCGAATCAAGTGATGGTTTTTTACTTCAATTCTCAatcttttattaaataattacaatAAATGGAAAATATTCATCAACTTCTGTGTGCTATTTGAAGCTATACCCAAGCATAATATATAATCACACATACTGTTTAATTCTCAAGCTCATAAACTAAAGTTTgatgatataaaagcaaaaagacTTTACCATAGACTGAGACGATAACATTTGGAACAAAGAACATGAGGACAACAAGCAGAAACCAAACAATCATCTTCACAGGCCATCCACCGTGGTGCCACGAATCACGCCTATCGTTCTGGTCTTTCACACCAATCATGACCAAAGCGTAGATGGCAAAGAAGAGAAAGTTCCCAAAGCTCACACGAAGAACAGCTTGCTGCTGATACCATTCTTTAGTATATGAATCCGAAGTGTTTATCCCTGTTTGTCAAACAGAGATTCACATCATTAGAACGATGATTCCTTATCAATCTGTTTGTTTCATCTACAAAAGACACGAAATTTCTAACagagaaaccctaatttcaatTCCAAAATCATGGAAGTCTCTCTTAAGCTAAAAGGAGGCTACTTTCTACAAACCCAGATGGAGAATTGAAAGGATCAATCAGAGAGCGTACAAGAGAATTTCTCCAGGAGCGGAGCAGCGGTCTCGCGGAGAACCCAAGAGACGACGAGGGAGGCGCCGAAGAGACCACAATAAGCGATCCTCGCCGATTTCCTCGAGATACCGGAAGCCACCGACGAGCATAACCCACACGTCGCCGACGCACAGCAACAAGCTAAGCACGACATAGTGAtttcagagttttttttttgttttttttttgtgatttgatTATCTTCCTCTGTTGGTTGCTTGTGTGCACAAGGAAGAAAGAGATGAAAAGTTTCTGGAAATTACATAATCAGACACTTACAAATGAAAGTGTCAATTTAATCCATTTCCCATAAACTTCAAACATACGTTAATGCACGGTTTGACTAACCGGGAAATTAGGATTGAATCGGTTTAAGAAAACCGAGATCAGACCAGAACCCGGAAATTAACGAAATTGGTATATGAATAAgtatgttttcctttttttatcaataaatatatttttcttgaagttataaaaaaatatgttttcctttcgtttgattttgaatgatcactGTTGAcgttcttttattatttttaaatcgattttacttacgttttggttacaaaaagttcaaaacatttattttaaactcAAAGAACcgattttacttatattttgattgCAAAATAGGTACAAATCAGACATtttaaaaccgaaaaatcgaTTGGGACCCGAATCTGAAAGTACATTGGATTATAACAGTTATTTGAAGATTTAATAATCCACCCAATAGAACCTGAATCGATCCCGAACCGAATTCTTAAATAATCCGAGTGAGGCTAATTTTGATAAACCCAAAAAGCCGAAACCCGATTAGATAAAACTAAAATCCGATTGAGACTCCAAACGTCTATCCTAGTTATTTAattggaaattaaaaaaaaatttgtagatTTATTCAAATCCATTATTATACAGAAAATTGAGttatatttattctttaattaaaaattattttctttttattataaaatacattttcaaaatatcatttatatagtaataaaaatctaaaaactaatttaaaaatccaaaatattttctgaaaatattatttatcataattatatttaatgtatacttatatttttaattaattatattttagtgattatctaaaattaaaataacttcagaatcattaaaagtataatatagttaaaattactaatcaatatttatttttaatttaatttattagtataatatatatgtcattattgttttcttttaatacATCAAAAAAAACCTCTACGCATTAGAGTTGGACTCCATCGGTGGTGACGTAAgcgaaggagga is part of the Raphanus sativus cultivar WK10039 chromosome 5, ASM80110v3, whole genome shotgun sequence genome and harbors:
- the LOC108833491 gene encoding uncharacterized protein LOC108833491, encoding MSCLACCCASATCGLCSSVASGISRKSARIAYCGLFGASLVVSWVLRETAAPLLEKFSWINTSDSYTKEWYQQQAVLRVSFGNFLFFAIYALVMIGVKDQNDRRDSWHHGGWPVKMIVWFLLVVLMFFVPNVIVSVYGILSKFGAGAFLLVQVVLLLDATHNWNDSWVEKDERKWYIALLVISVVCYLATYAFSGVLFMWFNPSGHDCGLNVFFIVMTMILAFVFAIVALHPAVNGSLLPASVISVYCAYVCYTGLSSEPHDYVCNGLNRSKAVTASTLTLGMLTTVLSVLYSALRAGSSTTFLSPPSSPRAGGKEALLEDPEDGKKGGEAEARPVSYSYSFFHIIFALASMYAAMLLSGWTDSSESASLIDVGWTSVWVKICTGWVTAALYIWTLIAPHILPDREFY
- the LOC108833494 gene encoding BTB/POZ and MATH domain-containing protein 2, translated to MVADAIRVCAEVPGPSKPTGSSLTESTSRTETINGSHEFKISGYSLAKGMGIGKYVASETFVVGGHSWAIYFYPDGKSPEDNSAYVSLFIALASEGADVRALFELTLVDQSGNGRDKVHSHFGRSLESGPYTLKYRGSMWGYKRFFKRTLLESSDYLKDNCLLVRCCVGVVKSSTEGPRSYNIPVPVSDLGYQFGKLLESGRGADVTLHVDGERFLAHRVVLAARSPVFRAQLFGPLRNRDTKRINIEDVEAPVFKMLLHFIYWDELPDMEDLMGTDLKWASTLVAQHLLAAADRYALERLRTICESKLCEGISINTVATTLALAEQHHCFQLKTACLKFIALPENLKAVIETDGFDYLKESCPGLLSELLESVARLSEHSLALTGNNRKEFYPDGCDVNGRRVKQRLH
- the LOC108833492 gene encoding F-box protein DOR-like; the encoded protein is MKSRLDAEEFSSMIPIELITIEIFSRLPLKSIARCRCVSKRWASILGRQDFTDLFFTKSLARPKLLFASHKGSEILFFSSPQLSLGSETVTVTSTSFEMWILVDPEKHEWSKRFFNLPPMWIDPAAEEFIRFVGVTATNEFVFLSSFTFAPFYAYYYNFAKEDITGFEIQGMGAFERGFPILIGLNHVEDVKLMAGASS
- the LOC108833495 gene encoding guanylate kinase 3, chloroplastic; this translates as MFHRLCSSLSRSSSIITTFPKSIKSPPFPFPRSLRRAAPTTLSFSSFKMSDNQPPIPSPTKQETLRSLEFHLGSPFTPDPIVPPPNQLIIVISGPSGVGKDAVINKLRESRERLHFVVTATTRPMRPGEVDGKDYFFVTRESFLSMAENDELLEYALVYGEYKGIPKKQIRESMSGGEDVVLRVDIQGAQTLRRILGNSAVFVFLVAESEAAMVERLVDRKTESQEELLVRVATAREEVRHLKSFDYVVVNAQGRLDEAVRRVEAIIDAEKSRVHQRVVRI